CTCGGTTTCTTAAGATGCGTAAAGGAGAGATTGATCTTGCGATCAATGTCGCGCCCTTGGATAAACTTCCCCAATTTGAAAGAGGTTCACTCGCCAAAGAATACAAAATGATGACCGGCCCAGCTCTGAACTATCAGTATCTTGGGCTGAATATGCAATCCCCCAAGCTCCAGGATCCAAGAGTTCGCCAAGCCATTGCCCATGGGATCAATCGTCAGGAGTTGATTGAGTTTCTTAAGAAGGGAAGGGCTGTTGCTGCCGATAGTGTCCTGACAAAACAAAATGATTTTGCGGCACCTGGGCTCACAAGTTATCAACATGATCCTCAAAAAGCCCGTCAACTCCTGAAGGAAGCAGGCATTGAAAACCTCACGCTTGAGTATAAAACCAGCAATAGTCGAGATGCTGTTCAACAGGCCCGAATTCTGCAGAATCAGCTAAAAGAGATTGATATCAACCTTGAAATTCGTTCCTTTGAATGGGGCACGTTCTTCGGGGATGTGAAGGCAGGAAACTTCGAGTTATTCTCCTTGCGTTGGGTTGGAGTATCGGAACCAGACTTCTACTATTCACTGTTCCACAGCAGCGAATTGCCTGACGTCGGTGGTAGAAATCGTGTTCGCTACAGCAACCCTGAAATTGATAGTTTGCTGGAACAAGGGCGTAGTACTATCGATCCACAAGAAAGAAAGAAGTACTACAACAAGGTCCAAGAAATTCTTCAGCGGGACCTTCCTTATATCTCCCTATGGCACAATCAGAACGTTGCTCTGGTCAAGGAAAACATCGACGGCTTCCGATTGCATCCAAGTGGTGGTTTCCAATCTCTCGTAGATATCAGCCGACGTTAACGGTCAGTCCCACAGAATTACTGCTAATGAGAGGAAATCCCAATGAGAAAGAGTATCTTTGCCCGCATGGCCCCCATTTTTTTGGGTCTGATGTGTCTTGGTCAAAGTGCTCATTCTCAAGGTAACTCTCATAAGAATTTCTTCAATCCCCAATTGCTTTGGCAAAGCCCAGGGCAATCATCTGTTCAATCCCACGCTGAAAAAGCTGTTGTCCTCGCAAACAGGCTCAACCTCCGCCAATCCCCAAAAAAGAGTGGAAAAATTGTTGGAACGCTCAAAGCAGATCAAGTTGCTGAGGTTAAAGATCAACAAGATGATGGGTGGGTTAAAGTCAAAGTCAATAAGGAGGTTGGCTGGGTTGCTTCAGAATATTTACGATTTGCCAAAGAACAGCCTAGTTTCGAACTCCATGCCGTAGTAGACGTCCCAAAGCTAAATCTTAGAGCACAAGCTGGAACAAAGTACAAAGTACTGCACATTCTTCGAAAGAACGACAAACTCCAAGTGCTTTCTGAAACAGATGAGCGTTGGGCGGAAGTAGAATTGATTGGCAAACGCATTCGTGGGTGGGTAGCTACCGAATATTTGAAAATTCTCTCCAGAGGAAAAGAAAAAGTCTTCAATGAAAAAGAAGCTGATTATGCAATAGTCAGTACCCGAACTCTGAATCTCCGCACTGGGCCTGGCAAAGACTACAAGGTAATTGAGAAACTCCGAACAGGCATGCATGTCGTCAGCGCTTTTCCAGAAGAGAATGGATGGCGCAAGGTTCAAACCGCATCAGGAACAACCGGTTGGGTAGCTCGTCGACATCTAAAGTTTTATGAGCCTGCCGATTTTCCAAGCAAAGTTACTAGTGCAGCAGAACATTTATATACCTCTCCACTTGAGGCGAGCATTTTGAACTTTTTGCGGGAGTCCTACGACAAGAAAACAATGAGCCCCCAAGACAAGTTAAGCATGGTCGTACAGGATTTGGAGACTGGGGAAAGATTGGTTTCCATCAGACCAGACGTGCAGATTAAAGCTGCTAGTTTAATCAAGGTGCCTGTACTGCAAGCTTACATGCTTCAGCGTTTTCGGGGAGAAATAAAACACAACAAACAGCACCAAAAGGCACTTAGCAAAATGATTCGCTTCAGCAGTAACTCTGACACCAACAAGGTTATGCGCTGGATCGGGGGGCCAAAGAAAGTCAATCAGATCTTAGCTGGTACCAGACTCTATAACGAAATGAAGGTTGTTGAATACATTCCACGCTACGGTAGGACCTATCTCAACAAAGTCTCTGCAGAAGACTTGAACCGCTTGATGCTGACACTCTGGTCTGATCAGCCACTGGGACCGGAATTTAGCAGAGTTGAAAATGAAATGGCAGCTGAAGAAATTCTCTACCTAATGGGCCAGCCAAATGGACCGCGTGCACGTGATCGACTAAAAGACGGAACATGCTTTGCCCGGAATAAAAACGTCAAAGTCTGGGACAAGACAGGCTTTGTAAAGGGAGTCAACGGTAACATTGGCATTGTACAAATCGACACACCAGAAGGTCCGAAAAGCTACACGGTTGTGATGGCAATGGAGCGTGCAAACTATAAGAGTATTTCCGGGAACGCTAATGGATGGTCCTTCAATTTGAGTCAGCACATGCGGCGTATCTCCGAGTTAGTCTACACATACATGTCGATTCAATACCATCGCTACAATGAGTGTAAGCAGACAGAGAGACTGGTCTATCATGCATCTCAAGCGTTGGTGCAACCTGAAATCGTCAAAACATCTCTTTAAGGACTTATGCTAGATCCTGAATTTGTCAAAATTCTGGTCTGTCCCGATAACAGAAACCCAGTTCGAGCAGCATCTGACCAAGAGATCTCTGATTTGAATCAGAAGATTGAGGAGGGGGCCCTACAAAATATTAGCGGGCGTAAAGTCAATGATAAGCTTGATGGAGGATTGATCCGTGAAGCTGGGGATCGGCTTTATCCTGTGAGAAGAAACATTCCTGTGATGTTGGTCGAGGAAGCAATCAAACTTTGAGCAAATCGTTTAATCAGGCTTCGATAATTAGATAAGCCAAAAGAAAGGCAATTGCCCAAAAGACTGGAAAGGATTTTAAAGCGGACTGAAACATTTGCTTCAAATAAATCATCGAGTCCTGAACTGTGAAAACTCTCCTTGGGTCTCGATCATAAATCATCAGCCACCAGAAACTGAAAGCTCCCAACACAACAGCAATCTCAATTTCATAGTCCCCAAGCATTTTTCCTCGCTCTTCCCAGTTCAGGATTGTCTCTTCCCTTAGTAAGCATCTTGTTGTAGTCTGCGTTCAGTTCTGCAGCGATCTAGTATGTTGGGTTGCAGAATCACCTCAATTCTGTTGTTGAAGTTATGCTTCTGTTCCAGCGGCGTCAAGGCAATGTTTCATTTTCGAATATTCTCTAGTCCAACCCAAAAACTAAGCCAAGAAGATTGAGAAGCCTTCTACCCTAATTCTTCAGTGGAACCAACATGACACGACGAACTTTCATTACTATCCTTGTGCTCACTGCATCATACAGCCCAGTTTCGACTCAGACACTTCAAAACTTTGTGTTTCTCAATGCAGAACTCTCCGTTCAGATGGCTCTTACAGCGGTTCATGACTGCCAGGAAAAAGGCTACAATGTCTCTGCTGCTGTGATGAACAGAGAGGGCAGGCTAACCGCCTTCGCTCGCAATCCAATGGCTTCACCCATGACCTCTGAAATTGCACAAGGAAAAGCCTATGCTTCATCAATGACTATGGTTGCTAGTGGTGACCTAGACTTAATTGAAAGCCCAGCTTTAGGTTACCCAGAAGGAATTGTACCAACTCAAGGTGGGCTTCCATTTAGTGCTGGTGGGCGGTTTCTCGGTGGTATTGGAGTTTCTGGTGCACCTTCAGAGATTGATGAAGAGTGTGCACAAGCTGCGATTGATGCGGTGGCGGATGATTTGGAATTTGCAGAGTGATATGAAAATCTTTTGCTTCTAGAGACTTGTGATTTTTCAATCTAGTCCTTCAGTCATAGTTGATTTAACACCAGCCATCAGCAAGCCCAACTGCTGGCGGGTCGCCTTGTTGCCATCCACTTCCCCAATGATGCTGCCTCTATACATCACGACAATCCGATCAGAGAGAGCAAGAATTTCATCCAATTCGGAGCTGACCAATAGCACAGCCACTCCTTCATCTCGCTTGGCAACAATTTGCTGATGAATAAATTCAATCGAACCAACATCAATGCCACGAGTCGGTTGCGCAGCAACCAGGAGTTGAATCGGTCGACTCAACTCCCGAGCAATCACCATTTTCTGCTGATTGCCACCAGACAGACTTCCCCCTGATCTGTGTACTGAGGGAGTTCGGACATCAAACTTTTCAACCAATGCTTCTGCATGATGTTCGATAGCTTCCTGCTGAATGGTTATACCGTTTGCAAATGGTGGCTTGTAGTACGAATTCAGAACTAAGTTGTTTGCCACTGAATATCCTGCGACCATTCCAAAGGCGTGTCGGTCTTCCGGAACGTGACAGATTCTCCCCTGATCTACGATTTCTCGGGGATTCTTGTTGGTCAGGTCTTGACCTGCGATCAGCAAGGTTCCCTGATCCAGTTCTCGCAATCCCGTAAGCACTTCCACTAATTCGGTTTGTCCATTCCCTTGCACACCTGCAACACCAACAATCTCACCTGAATGAACCTGCAGCTCAACATTTCTGAGACAAATTTCTCCCAGATCATCGCGGGCTTCCATTCCTTTCACTTGTAGGATCGGCTTGCCAGGCTTGGCTTCCTGTTTATCAACTTGCAGCATGACCTCTCGACCAACCATCATGGCAGCCAATCCAGGCCCAGTTGCTTCACTGGGAGTTGCTTCACCTACAACTTTTCCACGACGCAGGACCGAGATACGGTCTGCAATCCTCAACACTTCCTTCAACTTGTGGGTAATGAAGATAATAGATTTGCCCTGCTTTCGAAGCAAATCCATCACAGAGAAAAGCCCTTCAATTTCTTGAGGAGTCAAAACAGCTGTGGGTTCATCAAGGATCAGAATATCTGCTTCACGGTAAAGTGCCTTGATGATCTCTACGCGCTGCCGTATTCCAACTGGCAAATCCTCAACGAGAGCAGTCGGGTCAACTTCCAATTGATAATCCTGAGACAGTTGCTGAATGCGCTTGGAAACCTTTTCCCGATCCAAAAGGCCTTGACGAACACTCTCACTGCCCAGCATGACATTTTCGACCACTGTCATTACTGGGACCAACTGAAAGTGTTGGTGAACCATCCCGATCCCCAGATCGATCGCATCTCTAGGTGAATGCATTCTGACAGACCGGCCCTTCACCAGAATTTTGCCTGATGAAGGCTGATACAGTCCATAGATGATGTTCATCAAAGTAGACTTACCAGCCCCGTTCTCTCCCAACAGAGCCAGGATTTCTCCTGGATTTAAGCTTAAATTGACATTCTCGTTGGCCACAACTCCCGGAAAGTATTTACTGATCTGGCGAGCTTCTAGAACTGCGGATTCGCTCACTTGCTTCCCTCCGTATCGTATGGCTTTCCTATGGCCGCTGGTGGACGTACTCGCCCCACAAGACCAGACACCGCCACGATCGTCACTATGTAGGGGAGCATGGATACAAACTGCCGCGGAATGGTCGTCACCCCAGCCAGGAGAAATTCATTCTGCAGGGCCTGAGTGTAGCCAAATAGTGTTGCAGCACCCAAAGCTCCGATAGGTGTCCAGTTGCCAAAAATCATTGCTGCCAGCGAGATAAATCCTCGACCTGCGGTCATTCCTTCCTGAAATTGCCCGACTGCCTCCAAAACAAGAAATCCTCCGGCTAGTCCGGCCAGCATTCCACCCAACATTGTGTTGACATAACGTTGCCGATTGACGTTGATGCCCTCCGTGTCCGCAGCTCGTGGATGCTCCCCAACTGCTCGTGTGCGTAGTCCCCAGCGGGTATAAAAAATTGCAACATGTACAACGAAGACCATCACCAACGCTACGTAAGTGATGGGTGCATTATTAAATAGGACAGGTCCAATTACTGGGATTTCGGAGAGAAGTGGGATTGGAATTGGTGTAAATTTTCCTGCTGAAATTGCATCACGATCATAGAGATAGGAGGAAAGGCCTGCTGCTAGAATAATGATCACGGTTCCTGAGATGATTTGATCCATTCTAAAACGGATCGAGAAAAGCCCATGTAGCAATCCCATCAGTCCGCCCACTCCCAATGCCACAAGAACGCTAAAAAGGAGACTTGCGTAAAGTGGCCAATCATTCGTAGAAGATTTTGCGACAAATCCTGCGAATGCTCCGGCAAGCATCATTCCCTCAATGCCAATATTGATGATACCCGAGCGCTCACAGAGGATTCCACTCAATGCCCCCAAAACCAGAGGAATGGCTGCACGGAGAGTGAAATTCAGAGCACTGATCCCGAAAAACACTCTCATCCATTTATTCTCTCCCAGTGGCGTGATCTCTACTAGAATTGCCATTACCATCATTAGCAGGGCCAAACAAACTGAGATGCGTGCGGTCCTTGACCAGAAAGTCATTTCAAGAACCTCCCCAGCTTGTATTCAATTTTGTAGCATGTCCCTCATCACTACCGGATCGCAGACGGAATAGGGCCTTGATGATCAAAGGTGCTGCAACAAATGCCAATACCAGTGCCTGAATGACCTGAATAATATCTGCGGCAACTCCTGACTCAAACTGCATCTTGGCTGCTCCAGCATCCAAAG
The DNA window shown above is from SAR324 cluster bacterium and carries:
- a CDS encoding heme-binding protein encodes the protein MTRRTFITILVLTASYSPVSTQTLQNFVFLNAELSVQMALTAVHDCQEKGYNVSAAVMNREGRLTAFARNPMASPMTSEIAQGKAYASSMTMVASGDLDLIESPALGYPEGIVPTQGGLPFSAGGRFLGGIGVSGAPSEIDEECAQAAIDAVADDLEFAE
- a CDS encoding SH3 domain-containing protein, which gives rise to MRKSIFARMAPIFLGLMCLGQSAHSQGNSHKNFFNPQLLWQSPGQSSVQSHAEKAVVLANRLNLRQSPKKSGKIVGTLKADQVAEVKDQQDDGWVKVKVNKEVGWVASEYLRFAKEQPSFELHAVVDVPKLNLRAQAGTKYKVLHILRKNDKLQVLSETDERWAEVELIGKRIRGWVATEYLKILSRGKEKVFNEKEADYAIVSTRTLNLRTGPGKDYKVIEKLRTGMHVVSAFPEENGWRKVQTASGTTGWVARRHLKFYEPADFPSKVTSAAEHLYTSPLEASILNFLRESYDKKTMSPQDKLSMVVQDLETGERLVSIRPDVQIKAASLIKVPVLQAYMLQRFRGEIKHNKQHQKALSKMIRFSSNSDTNKVMRWIGGPKKVNQILAGTRLYNEMKVVEYIPRYGRTYLNKVSAEDLNRLMLTLWSDQPLGPEFSRVENEMAAEEILYLMGQPNGPRARDRLKDGTCFARNKNVKVWDKTGFVKGVNGNIGIVQIDTPEGPKSYTVVMAMERANYKSISGNANGWSFNLSQHMRRISELVYTYMSIQYHRYNECKQTERLVYHASQALVQPEIVKTSL
- a CDS encoding ABC transporter substrate-binding protein, translated to RFLKMRKGEIDLAINVAPLDKLPQFERGSLAKEYKMMTGPALNYQYLGLNMQSPKLQDPRVRQAIAHGINRQELIEFLKKGRAVAADSVLTKQNDFAAPGLTSYQHDPQKARQLLKEAGIENLTLEYKTSNSRDAVQQARILQNQLKEIDINLEIRSFEWGTFFGDVKAGNFELFSLRWVGVSEPDFYYSLFHSSELPDVGGRNRVRYSNPEIDSLLEQGRSTIDPQERKKYYNKVQEILQRDLPYISLWHNQNVALVKENIDGFRLHPSGGFQSLVDISRR
- a CDS encoding ABC transporter permease; its protein translation is MTFWSRTARISVCLALLMMVMAILVEITPLGENKWMRVFFGISALNFTLRAAIPLVLGALSGILCERSGIINIGIEGMMLAGAFAGFVAKSSTNDWPLYASLLFSVLVALGVGGLMGLLHGLFSIRFRMDQIISGTVIIILAAGLSSYLYDRDAISAGKFTPIPIPLLSEIPVIGPVLFNNAPITYVALVMVFVVHVAIFYTRWGLRTRAVGEHPRAADTEGINVNRQRYVNTMLGGMLAGLAGGFLVLEAVGQFQEGMTAGRGFISLAAMIFGNWTPIGALGAATLFGYTQALQNEFLLAGVTTIPRQFVSMLPYIVTIVAVSGLVGRVRPPAAIGKPYDTEGSK
- a CDS encoding ABC transporter ATP-binding protein, with the translated sequence MSESAVLEARQISKYFPGVVANENVNLSLNPGEILALLGENGAGKSTLMNIIYGLYQPSSGKILVKGRSVRMHSPRDAIDLGIGMVHQHFQLVPVMTVVENVMLGSESVRQGLLDREKVSKRIQQLSQDYQLEVDPTALVEDLPVGIRQRVEIIKALYREADILILDEPTAVLTPQEIEGLFSVMDLLRKQGKSIIFITHKLKEVLRIADRISVLRRGKVVGEATPSEATGPGLAAMMVGREVMLQVDKQEAKPGKPILQVKGMEARDDLGEICLRNVELQVHSGEIVGVAGVQGNGQTELVEVLTGLRELDQGTLLIAGQDLTNKNPREIVDQGRICHVPEDRHAFGMVAGYSVANNLVLNSYYKPPFANGITIQQEAIEHHAEALVEKFDVRTPSVHRSGGSLSGGNQQKMVIARELSRPIQLLVAAQPTRGIDVGSIEFIHQQIVAKRDEGVAVLLVSSELDEILALSDRIVVMYRGSIIGEVDGNKATRQQLGLLMAGVKSTMTEGLD